One window of Fusobacterium polymorphum genomic DNA carries:
- a CDS encoding adhesion protein FadA, with amino-acid sequence MKKTILMFFTLLSVFSLASDEIISELKGLNAEYEDLVKEEEARFQKEKELSERAAAQNIKLAELKASIEEKLLVAPEERKTKFFKDTFDGLMKDYSKYLSQIDEKIAENNEIVSNFEKIQKIR; translated from the coding sequence ATGAAAAAAACAATTTTAATGTTTTTTACTTTATTATCTGTTTTTTCATTGGCAAGTGATGAAATTATTTCAGAGTTAAAAGGACTTAATGCAGAATATGAAGATCTAGTAAAAGAAGAAGAAGCTAGATTTCAAAAGGAAAAAGAGCTTTCTGAAAGAGCAGCAGCTCAAAATATTAAACTGGCTGAATTAAAAGCAAGTATTGAAGAAAAATTATTAGTAGCTCCAGAAGAAAGAAAAACAAAATTCTTTAAAGACACTTTTGATGGTTTAATGAAAGATTATTCAAAATATTTAAGTCAAATAGATGAAAAAATAGCTGAAAATAATGAAATAGTAAGTAATTTTGAGAAAATTCAAAAAATAAGATAG